From one Rhodamnia argentea isolate NSW1041297 chromosome 1, ASM2092103v1, whole genome shotgun sequence genomic stretch:
- the LOC115751763 gene encoding protein GAMETE EXPRESSED 2, producing MAFHSEDSSLLMVVVMALSSLPTAFSSQTQERGVPSFAFSWSYDNNTFRAGDAAAINIKVMDNVDNFTSLEASGFRPSLAVNGKTGNSSYVSGVLLEFGGDPSNWRIVFTPIMAGLFNVIISESSFKVMDSSLHFQVVPGPVYTSVFPVSWLGLVHEFVAGTKAALLVLPKDAFGNNISSSDVPLDSYNFTLSSLYANNSVASTPNISSLSWNEFGYIIIEFTASMAGNFLLQVLGRGQNLNGSPLPFQVNPGPLDVSSCLAKWKSDTTAWQIFSKVEIFIHQLDHSGNLIPGLHVFDVDVVEKGTNLSIPIADLHLEEVAPGIQLFSFSAVEVGNFVLSIFDAKHGKSIANMPYAFTVFSGYCDASKSVVNGSGLNSSMAGGTEEFSVYLNDLFQYPSPVEVDMVRVQIVREIDSYTIWPHIYPVQLINGSAASRVSKFGAMSQIAAAPGPSVDLTNHSGRSLNARASAFNVVYAPDKSGIYDVYVYCGNVLLNNGHPIKKEVRAGEVNMSVSGVVKYDAKVPKLIKNEVVVRLMDTFYNPVVSQHSRLKLEIVSTNSSGSSSWDFTDNNDGSYTVYYVAPDVGTYEMSAALDGNGFAPSPLRINVYGSEYFPKAYEDVVSVWEDESIAVEVLANDYFAGDNASIIYFSQPGHGSLLQYGRLLRYTPYKDYYGNDTFIYTISDVNGNNATANVSIGVLKIPPQFLSFPTQLQAVEDTTCPKFGGYSGLRITYADFTANISVGLSARFGTVSLSPMLMEFWQGGISVSRDSGEAKELILQGRVEAVNSALKSFQYLGNQNFSGEDTIRASARNGNGKNDLDIPVIVEPINDPPFFQVPEFVILKFNGDEALIFDRERDKFDFFAGDPDLLHFPGGGSLFLVEFSAEVSDGFLVTSLPAELINSTELKLRITYQWQPLQTYVAISKHFKVQAAGIRFRGRVEDCNNVMQQLVYHGGGHGAVLTLSLNDLGNYGCYPDCADMSSLPLYTEASVNLIRRNPMTPLLAHSLGSAIIIESILMSYLGVALLYFTCKCAVLLVNERRPREHRNPSPTDAHDVQNQTSSSHSSENANCFTGCCSSSLFLSGQPSNFRQRSLRISLGEASTGDAHYSRSASSPSRGTPQRSFIPLSIGKGYKDAV from the exons ATGGCATTTCACTCAGAGGACTCATCCTTGCTTATGGTGGTAGTCATggctctctcttctcttcccacTGCCTTCTCGTCTCAAACCCAAG aAAGAGGAGTGCCTAGTTTTGCATTTAGTTGGTCGTACGACAACAACACGTTCCGAGCCGGTGATGCGGCGGCCATCAACATCAAAGTTATGGACAACGTCGACAACTTCACCTCGCTTGAAGCGAGCGGTTTCAGGCCCAGTCTCGCCGTGAATGGCAAGACAGGGAATAGTTCCTATGTTTCGGGGGTGCTTTTGGAATTTGGGGGTGATCCTAGCAACTGGAGGATTGTCTTCACTCCCATCATGGCCggtttgttcaatgtgatcataAGCGAGAGCAGTTTCAAAGTGATGGATTCATCTCTCCATTTCCAAGTTGTCCCAG GTCCTGTCTACACATCTGTCTTCCCCGTCTCGTGGCTTGGGCTTGTGCATGAGTTTGTGGCGGGAACAAAGGCAGCCCTCTTGGTCCTTCCAAAGGACGCATTTGGCAATAATATATCATCATCGGACGTGCCACTAGACTCGTATAATTTCACGTTATCTTCACTCTATGCAAATAATTCGGTCGCAAGCACACCAAACATCAGTTCCTTGAGTTGGAATGAATTCGGGTACATCATCATTGAGTTCACAGCTTCCATGGCCGGAAATTTCTTGTTACAGGTTCTAGGGCGAGGACAAAACCTCAATGGCTCTCCCCTGCCCTTCCAAGTGAATCCAG GACCTCTAGATGTTTCCAGCTGTTTAGCTAAGTGGAAGTCTGACACAACTGCTTGGCAAATATTTTCGAAGGTAGAAATCTTCATACACCAGCTGGATCACAGCGGAAACCTCATTCCAGGACTACATGTTTTCGATGTCGATGTTGTTGAAAAAGGCACAAATTTGTCCATTCCTATAGCGGATTTGCACTTGGAAGAAGTGGCACCGGGAATACAGTTGTTCTCCTTCAGCGCGGTAGAAGTAGGCAACTTCGTGCTCAGCATATTCGATGCGAAGCATGGCAAAAGCATAGCAAACATGCCATATGCTTTTACCGTCTTCTCAG GTTATTGTGACGCATCAAAAAGCGTTGTAAATGGTTCTGGTTTAAACAGCTCCATGGCGGGGGGGACTGAGGAATTTTCAGTCTACTTGAATGACCTTTTCCAGTACCCATCTCCAGTCGAAGTCGACATGGTCCGAGTGCAAATCGTAAGGGAAATCGACTCTTACACTATATGGCCACACATATACCCTGTGCAGTTGATCAATG GAAGCGCAGCGAGTAGAGTATCAAAGTTCGGTGCTATGAGCCAGATAGCAGCTGCTCCCGGGCCATCTGTTGACCTCACCAACCAT TCTGGCAGGAGCTTGAATGCGCGTGCCAGTGCTTTCAATGTTGTTTATGCACCTGACAAGAGTGGGATCTACGATGTTTATGTCTACTGTGGAAACGTATTACTGAATAATGGTCATCCAATCAAGAAGGAAGTGAGAGCAG GTGAGGTTAACATGTCAGTTTCCGGAGTAGTGAAATATGACGCTAAGGTTCCGAAGCTGATTAAAAATGAAGTCGTAGTGAGGCTGATGGACACATTCTACAACCCTGTAGTCTCACAACATTCAAGGTTGAAATTGGAGATTGTTTCGACAAACAGTTCCGGATCTTCGAGTTGGGATTTCACAGACAACAACGACGGTTCATATACCGTTTACTATGTTGCACCAGACGTTGGAACTTACGAGATGAGTGCAGCACTTGATGGAAACGGCTTTGCACCGTCTCCCCTGAGGATCAATGTGTATGGCA GTGAGTATTTTCCGAAAGCTTATGAAGATGTGGTATCTGTTTGGGAGGACGAGTCAATCGCTGTCGAGGTCTTAGCAAATGATTACTTTGCAGGGGACAACGCAAGTATCATCTACTTTTCTCAG CCAGGTCATGGTTCGCTACTTCAGTATGGACGGCTCCTTAGATACACTCCTTACAAAGATTACTACGGGAATGACACATTCATTTACACAATATCTGATGTTAATGGCAATAACGCAACAGCTAATGTAAGCATAGGAGTGCTTAAAATTCCGCCCCAGTTTCTCTCCTTTCCAACTCAACTGCAAGCTGTTGAAGATACAACCTGCCCCAAATTCGG GGGTTATTCTGGTCTGAGGATAACATATGCAGACTTCACAGCGAACATATCTGTCGGTCTTAGTGCACGGTTTGGGACTGTTTCTTTGTCTCCCATGCTGATGGAATTCTGGCAGGGAGGGATTTCTGTGAGTAGAGACAGCGGAGAAGCAAAGGAACTAATTTTACAGGGACGTGTTGAAGCAGTGAATTCAGCTCTAAAGTCATTCCAGTATCTCGG AAATCAGAACTTTAGTGGTGAGGATACAATCCGGGCCTCGGCTAGAAATGGAAACGGAAAGAACGACTTGGATATACCGGTGATCGTTGAACCTATTAATGATCCTCCGTTCTTTCAAGTCCCTGAATTTGTCATACTGAAGTTCAATGGTGATGAAGCTTTGATCTTTGATAGGGAAAGAGATAAATTCGACTTCTTTGCCGGTGATCCGGACCTTCTTCACTTTCCAG GTGGTGGGTCTCTTTTCCTAGTCGAATTTTCAGCGGAAGTAAGTGACGGCTTCTTGGTGACTAGCCTACCGGCAGAGCTCATCAACTCGACAGAGCTGAAGCTCAGGATCACTTATCAATGGCAACCTCTTCAGACTTATGTCGCGATCTCGAAACATTTTAAGGTCCAAGCTGCTGGAATCAGGTTCCGAGGAAGAGTTGAGGATTGCAACAATGTAATGCAGCAACTGGTTTATCAC GGTGGAGGACATGGCGCTGTGTTAACGTTGTCACTAAACGATTTAGGAAACTATGGTTGCTATCCAGATTGTGCCGACATGTCATCATTGCCCCTGTACACCGAAGCATCAGTCAATCTGATCAGAAGAAATCCAATGACTCCGCTGCTAGCTCACT CACTTGGATCAGCTATCATCATTGAATCCATTCTGATGTCCTATCTCGGTGTTGCGCTCTTATACTTCACTTGCAAATGTGCGGTTCTTCTGGTGAACGAAAGGAGACCCCGTGAGCACAGGAATCCGAGTCCAACTGATGCGCATGATGTCCAAAATCAAACT TCAAGTTCGCATTCTTCAGAAAATGCAAATTGCTTCACCGGATGTTGCTCGAGCAGTTTGTTCCTCAGTGGCCAGCCTTCTAATTTCCGACAGCG GTCGCTCCGCATTTCCCTTGGTGAAGCATCCACCGGAGATGCACACTACTCGCGATCAGCAAGCAGCCCTTCTCGTGGAACTCCACAGCGCAGCTTCATTCCGCTTTCGATTGGCAAAGGATACAAAGATGCGGTTTGA
- the LOC115751769 gene encoding major allergen Pru ar 1-like, with the protein MGVFAFKDEYISTIPPARLFKAIAVDSHNLFPKLMPQAIKSVDIIEGDGGVGTIKQINVIEGSRIISIKSRVDDLNQETLTYRYTMIDLKEKFESIVHEVKFEPTPEGGSKSKITGTCSAKSDVELKEEDVKVDKEKILGTFKAVEAYLLQNPNVYA; encoded by the exons ATGGGCGTGTTCGCTTTCAAAGATGAATACATTTCCACTATCCCTCCGGCAAGATTATTCAAGGCCATAGCTGTGGACTCTCATAACCTGTTCCCCAAACTCATGCCTCAAGCTATCAAGAGTGTTGACATTATCGAAGGCGATGGAGGGGTTGGAACCATTAAGCAGATCAACGTCATTGAAG GCAGTCGGATTATCAGCATCAAGAGTCGCGTGGATGATCTGAACCAAGAGACACTCACTTACAGGTATACCATGATCGATCTGAAGGAGAAGTTTGAATCCATTGTTCATGAAGTCAAATTTGAGCCGACGCCGGAAGGTGGGAGCAAGAGCAAGATTACGGGCACATGCTCCGCCAAAAGTGATGTTGAGCTCAAAGAAGAGGACGTTAAGGTGGACAAAGAGAAAATCTTGGGAACGTTCAAGGCCGTCGAAGCATACCTCCTCCAAAACCCCAACGTCTATGCTTGA